A window of Fibrobacter sp. UWB11 contains these coding sequences:
- a CDS encoding acyl-[acyl-carrier-protein] thioesterase: MEPEVTTKNFEVRFSDCDHHSRLKLSNLFLFMEETAIADAEQNGFGIWKMMKAGYTTVITRMKIRLLHHPVWGEKLSISTWAKEIIKDKVCLKDYSILDAQGHSIAQATSSWLLVNMKTGKAENPANSPYPIPLIPGKNALPEMMDILDPQVEPKVIAQETAKYSDLDMNKHVNHCRYVEWVMDSLDPDELRTRRIRSIQINYITQIPLGGKVNIVRFKNTNHHAYFFGMNADDMTQCHFQARIGFAD; encoded by the coding sequence ATGGAACCGGAAGTCACAACCAAAAATTTTGAAGTACGTTTCTCGGACTGCGACCACCACAGCCGACTCAAACTTTCAAATCTCTTCCTGTTCATGGAAGAAACCGCTATCGCCGATGCCGAACAGAACGGCTTTGGCATTTGGAAAATGATGAAGGCGGGTTACACCACAGTCATCACGCGTATGAAAATTCGATTGCTCCACCACCCGGTCTGGGGCGAAAAGCTCTCTATTTCGACATGGGCAAAAGAAATCATCAAGGATAAAGTTTGTCTTAAAGACTATTCTATTCTCGACGCACAAGGACATTCCATTGCGCAGGCCACCTCTTCGTGGCTCTTGGTAAACATGAAAACTGGCAAGGCCGAAAATCCAGCCAACTCGCCATACCCCATTCCGCTGATTCCGGGCAAGAACGCACTCCCCGAAATGATGGATATTCTTGATCCGCAAGTGGAGCCAAAGGTTATCGCCCAGGAAACGGCAAAATACAGCGACCTGGACATGAACAAGCATGTGAACCACTGCCGCTATGTAGAATGGGTAATGGACTCACTCGATCCGGATGAACTCAGAACAAGAAGGATCCGTTCGATACAGATAAATTACATCACACAAATTCCGCTCGGTGGAAAAGTGAATATCGTAAGGTTCAAGAACACGAACCACCACGCCTACTTTTTCGGAATGAACGCCGATGACATGACACAATGTCACTTCCAGGCAAGAATCGGATTTGCGGATTAA
- a CDS encoding ComEC/Rec2 family competence protein has protein sequence MNLFWTLVVAVSMVLGGCMYVSESAERESTLNVTAIDVGQGLAVLLEWDGRYAMYDFGPDSVGVVDSLVARGVDTLDWVVLSHFHRDHIGGFMELPGRGVFVRRLYVGADTSCGFFCDSVLRVARSMGSLIDTLLRGESVSFGEGVNGLTVGGNVVAGAECALDECPRFDVLWPTRYTRVGENRASMVLLGRLGVGKLLLTGDLDSVGERQLLEMNPTLSAELLQVGHHGSAGSNTLEFLSRVSPEYAFVSVGAGNRYGHPVPSVVRKLNLVLGDSARLYRTDLQGSIRFELSPSMGVFVP, from the coding sequence ATGAATCTTTTTTGGACTTTGGTTGTGGCTGTATCGATGGTTCTCGGCGGCTGCATGTACGTGAGTGAATCGGCGGAGAGGGAGTCGACCTTGAATGTTACGGCAATCGATGTAGGGCAGGGGCTTGCGGTGCTTCTGGAATGGGACGGTCGCTACGCCATGTACGATTTCGGGCCCGATTCGGTTGGCGTGGTGGATTCGCTTGTGGCACGAGGGGTCGATACGCTTGACTGGGTAGTGCTGAGTCATTTCCATCGCGACCATATTGGGGGCTTTATGGAGCTTCCGGGGCGGGGCGTATTTGTGCGGCGGCTTTACGTGGGGGCCGACACGTCTTGCGGTTTCTTTTGCGACAGTGTGTTGCGGGTGGCGCGTTCGATGGGGAGCTTGATAGATACGCTATTGCGAGGCGAGAGCGTAAGTTTTGGGGAGGGGGTTAATGGCTTGACTGTTGGCGGGAATGTTGTTGCAGGGGCGGAATGTGCACTTGATGAATGCCCGCGGTTTGATGTGCTGTGGCCAACACGGTACACGCGGGTTGGCGAGAATCGGGCGAGCATGGTGTTGCTTGGACGGTTGGGCGTAGGCAAGTTGCTTTTGACGGGGGACCTGGATTCGGTGGGGGAACGGCAACTGCTCGAGATGAATCCGACGCTTTCGGCGGAACTTTTGCAGGTGGGGCATCACGGGTCGGCGGGGAGCAATACATTAGAATTTTTATCGCGGGTGTCACCGGAATATGCGTTTGTGAGCGTCGGGGCAGGGAATCGCTATGGACATCCGGTGCCATCTGTTGTTCGTAAACTGAACTTGGTGCTCGGGGATTCTGCAAGGCTTTATCGCACTGATTTGCAAGGTTCCATCCGCTTCGAGCTCTCGCCTAGCATGGGTGTGTTTGTGCCGTAG
- a CDS encoding fibrobacter succinogenes major paralogous domain-containing protein, whose protein sequence is MRNYLFLKWDKVFAFFSITAMFWACSDSNDIVGAYEISSGSEIESSSSSVTLSSKAESSSSSSGAVIPDSVPGSPSSSSKVIASSLYCFEKCLDWSIPKEAYLNPDIKYGEMTDSRDGQVYKTVKIGNQVWMAQNLNYFTSDLSYRATCHGIEQHCDVSGRLYTWAVAMDSIGHAKAGEYACGDGKVCPFTNNYQGICPNGWHLPTKAEFDTLVATVGGVSAAGKVLKSQAGWNNGGNGSDRVGFSAMPAGERFDEPGTFRGEGLTTEFWSVTEYYSVGAQTLRLGFHTDEAKIDYNLKLRSLSIRCINDDGVI, encoded by the coding sequence ATGCGTAATTATTTGTTTTTGAAATGGGATAAAGTTTTTGCGTTTTTTTCAATTACTGCTATGTTCTGGGCTTGCTCCGATAGCAACGATATTGTTGGTGCTTATGAAATTTCATCCGGTTCCGAAATTGAATCTAGTAGTAGTTCGGTAACGTTGAGCAGCAAGGCGGAATCCAGTAGCAGTTCGTCTGGCGCTGTCATCCCGGATTCCGTTCCGGGATCACCTTCTAGTAGTAGCAAGGTGATTGCTTCGTCGTTATACTGTTTTGAGAAATGCCTAGATTGGAGTATTCCAAAAGAAGCTTACTTGAATCCCGATATTAAGTATGGTGAAATGACGGATTCTCGTGATGGTCAAGTCTATAAAACCGTGAAAATTGGCAATCAAGTATGGATGGCTCAGAATCTGAATTATTTTACTTCGGATTTAAGTTATAGAGCTACGTGTCATGGAATTGAGCAGCATTGTGATGTCTCTGGACGTCTTTATACTTGGGCTGTTGCTATGGATTCGATCGGTCATGCGAAGGCTGGTGAGTACGCTTGCGGTGATGGTAAAGTATGTCCATTTACCAATAATTATCAGGGGATTTGTCCAAATGGTTGGCATTTACCAACAAAAGCGGAATTTGATACTTTAGTTGCTACTGTTGGAGGCGTTTCTGCTGCGGGAAAAGTCCTTAAGTCTCAGGCTGGTTGGAATAATGGAGGAAATGGTTCTGATAGGGTTGGTTTTTCGGCGATGCCGGCAGGCGAACGATTTGATGAGCCTGGGACTTTTCGTGGTGAAGGGTTGACTACGGAATTTTGGAGTGTTACTGAATATTATTCCGTGGGCGCGCAGACTTTAAGATTGGGGTTTCATACCGATGAGGCTAAGATAGATTACAATCTTAAGCTTCGGTCTTTGTCTATTCGCTGCATTAATGACGATGGCGTTATTTAA
- a CDS encoding fibrobacter succinogenes major paralogous domain-containing protein, whose amino-acid sequence MKWNKLFTLIFVSLFWACSDGDKTAGGTTEDAGIIADLNVAGVTQKGPFVKGSAVTVQGIDCKTMELTGERFESTVKSDKGDYDVSSINLSSPCAVFEISGYYLNEVTGVKSADKITLRTITNLKDRKNVNVNVLTHLEYDRVMNLAADKEMSFAEAKAQAEKEVLMSFGMASAMDENLKFEELNIFEKDEENAALLAVSILLQGDEDVGVLVKRLEKFADDFAEDGEWNDSEIKTEIANWAVAATTSGKLDSIRKNIESWGYTDEIPSFEKQIENVGVTLSGAEGSNGVVAATPCKTDSTDTCEYGELTDERDGQVYKTVKIGNQVWMAENLNFKTELSNCYKDQDSNCTKYGRNYDWSAALDACPSGWHLPTDIELRELVSAVGGDSIAGKVLKSTNGWNDGFNGSDAYGFSAIRASYDSIDVSEVESFAYFWSSSEKLDVCANSMSLIGASDSTEIGCHDKNSRISIRCLKDGENGPEEIYGTLTDSRDGRTYKTVKIGSQIWMAENLNYKTDNSYCYNDSISYCGKYGRLYTWSAAMDSAGVWSDSAKGCGYGVMCSPKYAVQGVCPAGWHLPDTTDWQTLITAVGGWETAGKKLKSIAGWLYFESTDDYGFSALPGGFLYRSGTYDVVGSTAYLWTSTENAERNFHAYSIMIASDGIDSFSDGFKDNAYSVRCVKN is encoded by the coding sequence ATGAAATGGAATAAACTGTTTACTCTTATATTCGTCTCCCTGTTCTGGGCTTGTTCCGACGGCGATAAAACTGCTGGCGGCACTACAGAAGATGCGGGAATTATCGCGGATTTGAACGTAGCGGGCGTTACACAAAAAGGACCGTTTGTTAAAGGTTCTGCCGTGACTGTGCAGGGGATTGACTGTAAGACGATGGAACTGACAGGCGAACGTTTTGAAAGTACGGTCAAGAGTGACAAGGGCGACTATGATGTTTCAAGTATAAACTTGTCTTCGCCATGTGCCGTTTTTGAAATTTCCGGATACTACCTCAACGAAGTTACAGGAGTGAAATCTGCGGATAAGATAACACTTCGGACGATTACAAACCTCAAAGACCGCAAGAACGTAAACGTCAACGTGCTCACTCATTTGGAATATGACCGCGTGATGAACCTTGCTGCTGATAAAGAAATGTCTTTTGCGGAGGCGAAGGCGCAAGCCGAAAAAGAAGTCCTCATGTCGTTCGGTATGGCGAGTGCGATGGACGAAAATCTCAAATTCGAAGAATTGAATATCTTTGAAAAAGACGAAGAAAATGCGGCACTTTTGGCGGTGAGTATTCTTTTGCAGGGAGATGAAGATGTGGGTGTACTTGTGAAACGCTTGGAGAAGTTTGCCGATGACTTTGCTGAAGACGGTGAATGGAATGATAGCGAGATAAAAACAGAAATTGCAAATTGGGCTGTTGCTGCAACGACGAGTGGTAAGCTTGATTCCATTCGCAAGAACATCGAAAGCTGGGGATACACCGATGAAATCCCGTCGTTCGAAAAACAGATTGAGAATGTTGGTGTCACCCTGAGCGGAGCCGAAGGGTCTAATGGCGTTGTTGCTGCGACTCCTTGCAAAACCGATAGCACGGACACGTGCGAATATGGAGAACTTACCGACGAACGTGACGGACAAGTTTACAAGACCGTAAAGATTGGCAATCAGGTTTGGATGGCCGAAAATTTGAACTTCAAAACAGAACTCAGTAATTGCTATAAAGATCAGGATTCCAACTGTACTAAATATGGTCGCAATTACGATTGGTCTGCTGCTTTAGATGCGTGCCCCTCTGGTTGGCATTTGCCTACGGATATTGAGTTGAGAGAACTTGTTTCGGCTGTGGGCGGTGATTCGATAGCTGGTAAAGTGCTAAAGTCTACTAATGGTTGGAACGATGGTTTCAATGGCTCGGATGCTTATGGATTTTCTGCAATTCGTGCTAGCTATGATAGTATTGACGTTAGCGAGGTCGAGTCGTTTGCGTATTTTTGGAGTTCATCTGAAAAGTTAGATGTTTGTGCGAATAGTATGAGTTTGATTGGCGCTTCTGATTCTACGGAAATAGGTTGCCATGATAAAAATTCCAGAATTTCTATCCGTTGCCTCAAGGATGGCGAAAATGGACCAGAAGAAATTTATGGCACCTTGACGGATTCTCGTGATGGACGGACTTACAAGACTGTAAAAATTGGCAGTCAGATTTGGATGGCTGAAAATCTGAATTACAAAACGGATAACAGTTATTGCTATAACGATAGCATCAGTTATTGTGGAAAATATGGTCGCCTTTATACTTGGTCTGCTGCGATGGATAGCGCTGGCGTGTGGAGCGATAGTGCAAAAGGCTGTGGCTATGGCGTTATGTGCTCGCCGAAATACGCGGTGCAGGGAGTTTGCCCTGCAGGTTGGCATTTGCCAGATACAACAGATTGGCAAACTTTGATAACGGCTGTTGGAGGCTGGGAAACTGCTGGTAAAAAACTCAAGTCAATAGCAGGTTGGCTTTATTTTGAAAGTACTGATGATTATGGTTTTTCTGCTTTGCCGGGTGGCTTTTTGTATCGCAGTGGCACGTATGATGTTGTTGGTAGTACGGCTTACCTTTGGACTTCTACAGAAAATGCAGAAAGGAATTTTCACGCCTACAGTATTATGATTGCAAGTGATGGAATTGATTCTTTTAGTGATGGTTTTAAGGATAACGCTTACTCTGTCCGTTGTGTCAAGAACTGA